The following nucleotide sequence is from Pseudonocardia sp. C8.
TTCAGCCCGCGCCGGCCGGCCTCGGCCTCCAGCCGGGCCAGCACGAACGAGCCGACGCCGGTGCGCTGCGCGTCCGGCCGGACCAGGACGAGGATCTCCGCGTCGCCCCAGGAGTCGTCGAGCCGGCCGTAGGCGACGGTCTCCCCGGCGCCGTCGTCGACCCGCCACCACTCGTCGCCCAGCGCGTCCCCGGCCGCGGGCCTGCCCAGGCCGAACAGGGCCGGGTCCAGGCCGTCCAGCACCCGCTGCTTCCGGTCGTCCCACCTCGCGGGGGTCTCCGGGATCCATTCCCACGTATCCACGCCGGCCTCCTCGCCGTCGGGTGACAGGTGACGCCCGCGAGTCAACCGCGCCCGGCGGCTGCGGCCAAGGTCGTCGCCGGCACGGCACCCGGCGGGTACCCGGACGAGCCCGTCAGACCACCGACTCCGGTTCCACCGGCCGCCCGGTGACCGCCGGGTCGGCGGCGGCGCGTTCCCGCAACCGGTAGCGCT
It contains:
- a CDS encoding GNAT family N-acetyltransferase; its protein translation is MDTWEWIPETPARWDDRKQRVLDGLDPALFGLGRPAAGDALGDEWWRVDDGAGETVAYGRLDDSWGDAEILVLVRPDAQRTGVGSFVLARLEAEAGRRGLNYIYNVVPHDHPDPEQVTGWLAAHGFVRNDVGELRKQVRVAVTPD